The following coding sequences lie in one Silvanigrella aquatica genomic window:
- a CDS encoding methyl-accepting chemotaxis protein has translation MNINLKSLSAKIILATIPIVFITMSLYFAYQLFSNKQKFQEDFDKAIINSVTILKPALSANIYNLEKQNLLNSIKGLYINSDISKVMIFSEKKVYFLGVNKKEDGSLSDLTGDLKLIDFTKNQDLKSLVGFEVYNMNNSRIYISAITDKESSRVDGVIIIQADLKNLNYHILKLIFSAFLGLSFCIFSIIILLFIILNKKISKPLEHLAYDIGKESEDVYATNIKLIKSFKKVSDLSNSQKESMDKIQMQMNQMIESVLKTKKNAEDCNTIVETLNKKTHEGNNIISIMKNSVDMIAKSSENLNSISKIIDDISIKAAVINKIVMKTELLSLNASIESARAGALGKGFSVVAEEVGNLAQMSGKAAKEIEGLIIESQKVSQSVIIEMNESVNAIKSNALNVSNSFKEISSEVVNILENTKDIYTSSNSQNETINNVMISVNDSGKLNLDTFTEMKDLSEYANELSKQSDNLKRVMELMNLIIIGNKVEK, from the coding sequence TTGAATATTAATCTGAAATCATTGAGTGCTAAAATTATTCTTGCAACAATACCTATTGTATTTATTACAATGAGTTTGTATTTCGCATATCAGCTATTTAGCAACAAACAAAAATTTCAAGAGGATTTTGATAAAGCAATTATTAATTCTGTGACAATATTAAAACCTGCTTTATCTGCAAACATATATAATTTAGAAAAGCAGAATCTATTAAATTCTATAAAAGGTTTGTATATTAATAGTGATATTTCTAAAGTGATGATTTTTTCAGAAAAAAAAGTATATTTTCTTGGAGTAAATAAAAAGGAAGATGGGAGTTTGTCCGATTTAACGGGCGATTTAAAACTAATTGATTTTACTAAAAATCAAGATTTAAAAAGTTTAGTAGGATTTGAAGTTTATAATATGAATAATTCGCGAATATATATATCCGCAATAACTGATAAGGAATCCTCAAGAGTTGATGGTGTTATTATCATTCAGGCTGATTTAAAAAATTTAAATTATCATATTTTGAAATTAATTTTTAGCGCATTTTTAGGTTTATCATTTTGTATATTTTCAATAATTATTTTATTATTTATTATTTTAAATAAAAAAATATCAAAACCACTTGAGCATCTTGCTTATGATATTGGAAAAGAATCGGAAGATGTTTATGCGACAAACATAAAACTAATTAAATCATTTAAGAAAGTCTCAGATTTGTCTAATTCACAAAAAGAATCTATGGATAAAATCCAAATGCAGATGAATCAAATGATCGAATCTGTCCTAAAAACTAAGAAAAATGCTGAAGATTGTAATACTATTGTTGAGACATTAAATAAGAAGACTCATGAAGGTAATAACATTATATCAATTATGAAGAATTCAGTAGATATGATTGCAAAGTCAAGTGAAAATTTAAATAGCATATCAAAAATAATTGATGATATTTCAATAAAAGCAGCGGTAATAAATAAAATTGTAATGAAAACAGAATTATTATCATTAAATGCATCAATTGAATCCGCTCGTGCCGGTGCCTTAGGTAAGGGATTTTCTGTGGTGGCTGAAGAAGTGGGCAACTTAGCTCAGATGAGTGGCAAAGCAGCGAAAGAAATTGAGGGATTAATAATCGAAAGTCAAAAGGTTTCTCAAAGCGTGATTATAGAAATGAATGAGAGTGTCAATGCTATTAAAAGCAATGCTCTAAATGTGTCTAATTCTTTTAAAGAGATATCGAGTGAGGTGGTAAATATATTAGAAAATACGAAAGATATTTATACTTCTTCAAATTCTCAAAATGAAACTATAAATAATGTTATGATTTCTGTAAACGATTCTGGTAAGTTAAATTTGGATACTTTTACTGAAATGAAAGATTTATCTGAATATGCAAATGAATTGAGTAAGCAAAGCGATAATTTAAAGCGAGTTATGGAATTAATGAACCTAATTATTATTGGTAATAAAGTCGAAAAATAA
- a CDS encoding substrate-binding periplasmic protein yields MKNVKWIFKVSILCSLFSFAAKAEEITIVTENFPSETDKIEENKVGGIAGEIITKALEAKNITYKMNWLPWKRSQQETQDNTDKKTFIIPLTRNKEREANYTWVAKLYDADTSFISYEGSKKINSFAEAKGKKIGVLSGSSYEGTIVDPKNGLNKAEIEAVPNDATNARKLEAGKIAGWYTGVIGGIAVINAEKMSIAKFGIGKKIDREENYLATAKSTPADLVAKVKSAIDAFKKTAQYKEIIKKYSGK; encoded by the coding sequence ATGAAAAATGTAAAGTGGATTTTTAAAGTTTCAATATTATGCTCACTTTTTTCTTTTGCCGCAAAAGCAGAAGAAATCACAATTGTGACTGAAAATTTTCCTTCAGAGACTGATAAAATTGAAGAAAATAAAGTAGGTGGTATTGCAGGAGAAATCATTACAAAAGCTTTAGAAGCTAAAAATATTACTTATAAAATGAATTGGCTTCCTTGGAAAAGATCCCAACAGGAAACTCAAGACAATACAGATAAAAAAACATTTATTATTCCGTTGACACGTAATAAAGAAAGAGAAGCAAATTACACCTGGGTTGCAAAGTTATATGATGCAGATACCTCTTTTATTTCCTATGAAGGTAGTAAGAAAATAAATTCTTTTGCTGAAGCAAAAGGAAAAAAAATTGGTGTTTTATCAGGTTCTTCCTATGAAGGAACTATTGTTGATCCTAAAAATGGACTAAATAAAGCGGAAATTGAGGCTGTTCCTAATGACGCGACCAATGCGCGAAAATTGGAAGCTGGAAAAATCGCAGGCTGGTATACGGGCGTCATTGGTGGTATTGCTGTGATAAATGCTGAAAAAATGAGTATTGCTAAATTTGGTATTGGTAAAAAAATTGATAGAGAAGAAAATTATCTTGCCACAGCTAAGAGCACACCTGCTGACTTAGTCGCAAAAGTAAAGAGTGCTATAGATGCATTTAAAAAGACAGCTCAATATAAAGAAATTATTAAGAAATATTCTGGAAAATAG
- a CDS encoding substrate-binding periplasmic protein: MLIKRKLLMIYSILSISFFSHSVSAQDFTLVTQEFHGQTDRWADDQMGGLGGEIVTKAFAAAKLKFKINWMPWKRAQDAVLENSEKNAFILPLTRNKTRESKYNWVVKIYDNETAFYTLKKNKPINDMSDAQGKKIGVLLASSYELTILDPKNGFKRENIISYPKDSLLIKKLESGAIDAWYTGIMGAAIIIHDEKLNSKHFFHGKTIDKEANYLATSKKTSKEITNKVQKAVEKFKKTPEFKALVKKYYGKNY; the protein is encoded by the coding sequence ATGTTAATTAAGCGTAAATTATTAATGATATATTCTATATTATCAATATCATTTTTTTCACATTCTGTGAGTGCACAAGATTTTACTTTAGTCACCCAAGAATTTCATGGTCAGACGGATAGATGGGCGGATGATCAAATGGGTGGTTTAGGTGGTGAAATTGTCACAAAAGCTTTTGCCGCCGCGAAATTGAAATTTAAAATTAATTGGATGCCTTGGAAACGCGCACAAGATGCAGTACTTGAAAATTCAGAAAAAAACGCCTTTATTTTACCCTTAACAAGGAATAAAACTCGTGAATCAAAATATAATTGGGTTGTAAAAATTTATGATAATGAAACTGCATTTTATACATTGAAAAAAAATAAGCCCATAAATGATATGTCTGATGCCCAAGGGAAAAAAATTGGAGTTTTACTCGCATCTTCATATGAATTAACAATATTAGATCCTAAGAATGGATTTAAAAGAGAAAATATTATTTCCTACCCAAAAGATTCTTTACTTATTAAAAAATTAGAATCTGGTGCTATTGATGCTTGGTATACAGGTATTATGGGCGCTGCTATTATAATACATGATGAAAAATTAAATTCAAAGCATTTTTTTCATGGTAAAACTATAGATAAAGAAGCAAATTATTTAGCTACTTCTAAAAAAACTTCAAAAGAAATTACTAATAAAGTCCAGAAAGCCGTAGAAAAATTTAAAAAAACACCTGAATTTAAAGCATTAGTTAAAAAATACTATGGAAAAAATTATTAA
- a CDS encoding DUF790 family protein translates to MKKELLNYKITKGKIIPNFINANDPNLLEFANSLIKIGSNSIGLTKAEIDIELNSAANLFHIDDIIKKGLISIIFDRFYFESSFEGDISELRNKVFILSSQKISEIEENSYEIYKDKICKILDINKDNLENILYSDLPELNKASKFKIVEATELLNRYNIYLIKGFLFFCESIQIKIPNQNVLKSDLRYLLKQIKFYQLSSQITMNNNFIEISLDGPMSMFLNTHKYGMNLASFFPALILLSKWELTAQIELGKSSRKKGILNLNQDAALISYYKTYSSYIPEDFLLFENNFIEKSNDWKISSEFDDILFDGVNYFFPDYKFLLENKKIVYLELFHSWHKHNLKIRLVNMNKNNSILLIIGVAKNLLKDPEIKNLLDANLNIDSKVFIFRELPTVTQVLQKLSLF, encoded by the coding sequence ATGAAAAAGGAACTTCTGAATTATAAAATTACTAAAGGAAAAATAATTCCGAATTTTATAAATGCCAATGATCCCAATTTGCTTGAATTTGCAAATAGTTTAATTAAAATAGGATCAAATTCAATTGGTTTGACAAAAGCAGAAATTGATATTGAGTTGAATAGTGCTGCAAATTTATTTCATATTGATGATATTATAAAAAAAGGGTTAATCAGTATTATATTTGATCGATTTTATTTTGAATCTTCATTTGAAGGAGATATTTCGGAATTGAGGAATAAGGTTTTTATTTTATCAAGTCAAAAAATATCTGAAATTGAAGAAAATTCTTATGAAATTTATAAAGATAAAATATGTAAAATTTTAGACATTAATAAAGATAATTTAGAAAACATACTATATTCAGATCTTCCTGAATTAAATAAGGCTTCAAAATTTAAAATAGTTGAAGCAACTGAGTTATTAAATCGGTACAATATCTATTTAATTAAAGGTTTTCTTTTTTTCTGTGAATCAATACAAATTAAAATTCCTAATCAGAATGTTTTAAAATCAGATTTAAGATATCTTCTAAAACAAATAAAATTTTACCAACTTTCTTCTCAAATAACGATGAATAATAATTTTATTGAAATTAGTTTAGATGGCCCTATGTCTATGTTTTTAAATACTCATAAATACGGCATGAATTTAGCCTCTTTTTTTCCTGCTCTTATCTTGTTAAGTAAATGGGAACTTACTGCTCAAATTGAATTAGGAAAATCCTCTAGAAAAAAAGGGATCTTAAATTTAAATCAAGATGCTGCTCTTATATCATATTATAAAACTTATTCATCCTACATCCCCGAAGATTTTTTATTATTTGAAAACAATTTTATTGAAAAAAGTAATGATTGGAAAATATCTTCAGAATTTGATGATATTTTGTTTGATGGGGTAAATTATTTTTTTCCAGATTATAAGTTTTTATTGGAGAATAAGAAAATTGTTTATTTAGAATTATTTCATTCATGGCATAAGCATAATTTAAAAATAAGGTTAGTAAATATGAATAAAAATAATTCAATTTTACTGATAATTGGGGTTGCAAAAAATTTATTAAAAGATCCTGAAATTAAAAATTTATTAGATGCGAATTTAAATATAGATAGTAAAGTTTTTATTTTTAGAGAATTGCCAACAGTGACTCAAGTTTTGCAAAAGCTGTCCTTATTTTGA
- a CDS encoding DEAD/DEAH box helicase, translated as MLEIFFDKGTLVAQHYNCEFNKYFAFFKWDERIQSYRAPAIFYREFVLSLREKKIPYIDKAKSFLPSEFPISVPITPRIYQNEAISSWIAKGSRGVIVLPTGAGKTILAVLAISQIQRPTLIHVPTLDLMNQWRQILEKFFQRPIGQIGGGIFIEESITVATYDSALIHVSNQGNKFGFIIFDECHHLPSDQMQYTAISSLAPFRLGLTATPERSDGKEKRLYELCGSLCYEVGIKELEGFTLSPYDVVTIEVEMSQIEKTQYEESRKIYLSFLKENNINFNQKGAWHRFLWLASKKTNGREAFLSYLKQKKLSQSSENKFLYVWDLICKHKNDRIIIFTQDNESAYHIGRKFLLPVISHHTKTKERELFLNSFREGSYKILVTSKVLNEGVDVPDANVAIVVSGSGTVREHVQRLGRILRAKEGKKAVLYELISAGTGEYFVNQRRRMHSAYEKGTSEL; from the coding sequence ATGCTTGAAATTTTTTTTGACAAAGGTACTCTTGTTGCGCAACATTACAATTGTGAATTTAACAAATATTTTGCTTTTTTCAAGTGGGACGAACGTATTCAATCGTATCGAGCGCCTGCTATTTTTTACAGAGAATTTGTTTTATCCTTGCGAGAGAAGAAAATTCCTTATATTGACAAGGCCAAAAGTTTTTTACCAAGTGAATTTCCAATTTCAGTTCCTATTACTCCTAGAATTTATCAAAATGAAGCTATATCTTCATGGATTGCAAAGGGTTCTCGAGGAGTTATTGTGCTGCCAACCGGTGCCGGGAAAACCATTCTTGCGGTTCTTGCTATCTCTCAAATTCAACGACCCACATTAATTCATGTTCCCACTTTAGATTTAATGAATCAATGGCGACAGATTTTAGAAAAATTTTTTCAAAGACCAATTGGACAAATTGGTGGCGGAATTTTTATAGAAGAATCAATTACAGTTGCCACATATGATTCTGCTTTAATTCATGTATCGAATCAAGGTAACAAATTTGGTTTTATTATTTTTGATGAATGTCATCATTTGCCAAGCGATCAAATGCAATACACCGCAATAAGTTCTTTAGCTCCTTTTCGCTTAGGGCTTACAGCTACTCCTGAACGATCCGATGGAAAAGAAAAAAGACTTTACGAATTATGCGGTTCTCTTTGTTATGAAGTGGGCATTAAAGAGTTAGAAGGGTTTACGTTATCGCCATATGATGTCGTCACGATTGAAGTTGAAATGAGTCAAATAGAAAAAACTCAGTATGAAGAATCTAGAAAAATATATTTGAGCTTTTTAAAGGAAAATAACATTAATTTTAATCAAAAAGGAGCTTGGCATAGATTTTTATGGCTTGCAAGTAAAAAAACGAATGGCAGGGAAGCTTTTTTATCTTATTTAAAACAAAAAAAATTATCTCAATCTTCAGAAAACAAGTTTTTATATGTCTGGGATCTTATTTGTAAACATAAAAATGATCGTATTATTATTTTTACACAGGACAATGAAAGCGCGTATCATATTGGAAGGAAATTTTTACTTCCGGTAATTTCTCATCATACAAAAACGAAGGAACGTGAGTTATTTTTAAATTCATTTCGTGAAGGAAGTTATAAAATATTAGTTACTTCAAAGGTTTTAAATGAAGGTGTGGATGTACCTGATGCTAATGTTGCAATCGTTGTTTCGGGAAGTGGCACAGTCAGGGAACATGTACAACGTTTAGGACGTATTTTAAGGGCTAAAGAAGGTAAAAAAGCAGTTTTATATGAGTTAATTTCTGCAGGAACTGGTGAATATTTTGTCAATCAAAGAAGGAGAATGCACAGCGCCTATGAAAAAGGAACTTCTGAATTATAA